CTTGAGGTGCGCGGGCATTCCGTAATTATACATCGGCGTTGCGATGGCGATGATGTCGGCGGCTTCGATCTCCCCGATCAACTGGTCGGATTCCGCTATCAGCGCCTGTTGCTCCGGGCTCAGTTCCTCAGGGTCCGCAAAGACGGCTGCGATCCAGTCTTCGGTGATCAGGGACGGCGGGTTTGTCCCCACATCGCGCTCGATGATGCGGGCTGTAGGGTCAGCCTCCCGCCACTGGTCGATGAAGGATGTGCTCAGGGTGCGCGTGAGGGACCGGCTCTTTCGGGCGCTGGCGTCCAGTCGGAGGATCGTGGTCATGGGAGTTTGCCTCGGTGCTGGGTTTCACGTCGGTAGATGAAGGAATTTTTGGCGTAGCGGCCTTGGTGAGCGATAGGTTGGCTGTAATACCGGGAGTGACAAAGGAAAGAGCTTCATCTATAAAACCAAATAGCTCATCCATGAGATTGACCGATGCGGTTTCCCTCTGCCTCAGCTCTCCGGGTTTTCGATGCCGCCGCCCGGCTCGGCAGCTTCAAGGCTGCCGCTGAGGAGCTGGGCGTGTCGCCGACGGCGGTGTCGCATCAGATCCGCACGCTCGAGGAGCAATTGTCGCTCGCGCTGTTCGTCCGCAGGACGCGCCGGGTGGAGTTGACGGAGGCGGGGACAAGGCTGGCGGCGGCCACGTCGGTGGCGTTTCAGCAGATCACGGACGCGCTCGAGGACCTGTCTCACTCAGAACGTATGCTGACGGTTTCGACGGTGCCGGCCTTCGCGGCGCTGTGGCTCGCGCCACGGCTTGGTGCGTTCGAGGCGCTTAATCCTGATATCAGCGTGCGCGTGGAGACCTCGACGGCGCTGGTTGATCTCGCCCGTGACCGGCGGGTGGATCTTGCTATCCGCTATGGCTGTGGTGACTACGTAGGGCTTGAGACGATGCCGCTTGCGACAGAGACGTTCGGGGCATTCGGGGCGCCGGACTATGTCCGCAGCCTGACCCGGTTGTCGGACGCGGCGTTGATCAGCACCCGTTGGGTGTCACCGGCACTGCCTGCTTTCACCTGGGCTGACTGGGCAAAGGCTGCGTCTGAGAAGCAGCCTGAGACCGGCCTGCGCCAATTCGATCAGGAGCAGGAGGTGATCCAGGCGGGGCTGGCAGGGCAGGGGCTGATCCTGATGAGCTCGCTTCTGGTCGGAGACATGGTGCGCCGCGGCTGGCTCGAGCCCTACAGGCCTGACATCGTGCTTCCAGGCCTGACCTATACCGCTGTTACGACCGAGGCCCATGCCGGTGTCGGCAAGGTGCGGCGGTTTCTGTCCTGGATACAGGAAGAGGCATCGGCCAGCGAATAGGCTGACCGAGAGAGCCGGGTCAGGTGCCGAAGCTTTGCACCAGTGAGCCTGCGACGAGCCGCCAGCCATCCACCAGCACGAAGAAGATGAGCTTGAAGGGCAGGGAGATCATGATGGGCGGCAGCATCATCATGCCCATGGACATGAGGACGGAGGCGACCACCAGGTCGATCACTACGAAGGGGATGAACAGCAGGAAACCGATCTCGAAGGCGCGGCGCAGCTCGGAGATCATGAAGGCCGGGATGAGAATGTGCACCGGCGTGGCTTCAGGCGTTTCGGGGCGCTCGGTCTTTGAGAGGTCGAGGAAGAGCTTGAGATCATCCTCGCGGACCTGGCTCAGCATGAAGCTGCGGAAGGGGCCGGAGGACAGCTCCCAGGCTTCCTCGGTGGAGATTTCATCGGCCAGATAGGGCTCGATGCCGGTGCGGTAGCTTTCCTGCAGGACCGGCGCCATCACGAAGGCGGTGAGGAACAGCGCCAGGCTGATGAGCACGGAATTGGGCGGGGCCTGCTGCACGCCCATGGCGGTGCGCAGGAGCGACAGCACCACGGCGATGCGCACGAAGCTCGTGACCATCACCAGAATGGACGGCGCGAGGCTGAGGATCGCGACCAGTAGGACGAGCTGGATGATGCGCGAGGTGAGCGCGCCTTCTTCCGGCAGGGCCAGGCTGATTTCCTGGGCCTGGGCGGGGACGGCGAGGAGCATCACGGCGGCCAGGGCCGCGGCGATCAGCGCAACAAAGGGAACCGGGCGGGCGAGGCGTGTCACGCGCTGTCTCCTGCGGCCTTGCGCTGCTCGGCGCGGATGGTGGTGCGCTGGCCCGGCACGGACCGGCCGGTGCGCAGGGCAACGGCGCGTTTTTCGTTCATCAGGTCAGCCACCTTGCGCAGGCGGGCGAAGATATCGTCATCCTCGCTGGGCGCGCTTGCGGGGCTGGGGGCCTTATGGGTGGTGGTGATGTCGTGGCTGGGCGCCGCGACGGGGGCCGTGCTGGTGAGCGGGGCCGGACGCTCGATACCGGTTTCGAGGACCGTTTCGCTGTCCGTACCCAGAAGAATGAGATGTTCGCGGCCGTCGCGGCGGACCAGCATCATGCGGCGCTTGGCGTCCAGCGTGATGGTCTCGACGATCTCCAGGCGCTTTTCGCGGGACGAACCGCCGGTGGCGGCGCCGGGCACGAAGCCGAAGCGGCGGGCGAGAATGCCGGTGCCGGCAATCAATCCGACCACGAACAATAAGGCCACGAAGAAGCGCAGATATTCGGCAATTTCCATGTGCGGAACCCGCTGGGATGCCGCGGCGTGGCGTCCTGCGAGGGGACTGCCGGTTGGCCGCGATGGTGGACATCAACTAGGCAGGATTTTCCGCGTGCGTGCTTAACAAGCGATTAAGCCTAATCAAGCGTTGCACGATTTTGCATTGGCGACGGGCACTTGGCGAAAAACCGCGTGTGTATGACCGGTTTAAGCCCTTCTTAATTCACCCGGCAGATACTGCCTACTCATGACGAGCCCAGGACGGGTTTCGCCGTGCTCGAAGCAGCACAAATATTCACGCCAGAAGTTTCTCCCGCGTGAGAGTCCGTCCGTATGCCGATGAAATTCTGTCGGCATTGTCGCTTTGACTAGCGAGGTTCGTTGGAATGGCACTTTCCGATATTCCGCTTTTCGGCATGCTGCGCGAACGCATGCACTGGGTGCAGGCGCGCCAGAGCGTGCTATCGCAAAATGTCGCCAATGCGCATACGCCCGGCTATGCGGCGCAGGATGTGCGCGAGTTCAATTTTCGTGACGCTTTGAAGAGCACGACGTCCGGCCAGCTTCATATGGCCTCGACGCGGGCAGGGCACCTGTCCGGCTCGGCCACCAGCATGGCGACGCGCGGGGACTTCAAGTCCGAGAGCGCGCCGGACAGCGAAACCTCCGCCAATGGCAACTCCGTCGTGCTCGAAGAGCAGATGATGAAAGTTGCCGAGAACCAGATGGATTATCAGACCGCCACCACCCTCTACACCAAGGGGCTGGGCATGCTGCGCATGGCGGTGACCGGTCGTTCGCAGGCGTAAGCGCTGCGGGACACGGTCAAGTAACAGGAGCAGGATTATGGACCTCGTCAAATCGATGATGATTGCCGCGTCAGGCCTCAAGGCCCAGGGCGGCCGCATGCGGGTGATCGCCGAGAACATGGCCAATGCGGGCTCGACCGCAAAGACGCCGGATGGTGAGCCCTATCGCCGCAAGATCCCCACTTTCGCCAGCGAACTGGACCGGGCTGCCGGGGTGGAGCGGGTGAAGATCGGCAAGATCGAACGCGATACCGGTGCGTTCGGTGAACGCTACGAGCCGGGCCACCCGGCCGCCAACGAGCAGGGCTATGTGAAGACGTCCAACGTCAACACCATGATCGAGAGCATCGACATGGGCCAGGCGCAGCGCGGCTATGAGGCCAATCTCAATGTCATCAACACGTCGCGCCGCATGCTGAATGCGACGATCGACCTGCTGCGCCGCTAAGGCCGGCC
The sequence above is drawn from the Pyruvatibacter mobilis genome and encodes:
- a CDS encoding FliO/MopB family protein, whose product is MEIAEYLRFFVALLFVVGLIAGTGILARRFGFVPGAATGGSSREKRLEIVETITLDAKRRMMLVRRDGREHLILLGTDSETVLETGIERPAPLTSTAPVAAPSHDITTTHKAPSPASAPSEDDDIFARLRKVADLMNEKRAVALRTGRSVPGQRTTIRAEQRKAAGDSA
- a CDS encoding LysR substrate-binding domain-containing protein produces the protein MRFPSASALRVFDAAARLGSFKAAAEELGVSPTAVSHQIRTLEEQLSLALFVRRTRRVELTEAGTRLAAATSVAFQQITDALEDLSHSERMLTVSTVPAFAALWLAPRLGAFEALNPDISVRVETSTALVDLARDRRVDLAIRYGCGDYVGLETMPLATETFGAFGAPDYVRSLTRLSDAALISTRWVSPALPAFTWADWAKAASEKQPETGLRQFDQEQEVIQAGLAGQGLILMSSLLVGDMVRRGWLEPYRPDIVLPGLTYTAVTTEAHAGVGKVRRFLSWIQEEASASE
- the flgB gene encoding flagellar basal body rod protein FlgB gives rise to the protein MALSDIPLFGMLRERMHWVQARQSVLSQNVANAHTPGYAAQDVREFNFRDALKSTTSGQLHMASTRAGHLSGSATSMATRGDFKSESAPDSETSANGNSVVLEEQMMKVAENQMDYQTATTLYTKGLGMLRMAVTGRSQA
- the fliP gene encoding flagellar type III secretion system pore protein FliP (The bacterial flagellar biogenesis protein FliP forms a type III secretion system (T3SS)-type pore required for flagellar assembly.) — encoded protein: MTRLARPVPFVALIAAALAAVMLLAVPAQAQEISLALPEEGALTSRIIQLVLLVAILSLAPSILVMVTSFVRIAVVLSLLRTAMGVQQAPPNSVLISLALFLTAFVMAPVLQESYRTGIEPYLADEISTEEAWELSSGPFRSFMLSQVREDDLKLFLDLSKTERPETPEATPVHILIPAFMISELRRAFEIGFLLFIPFVVIDLVVASVLMSMGMMMLPPIMISLPFKLIFFVLVDGWRLVAGSLVQSFGT
- the flgC gene encoding flagellar basal body rod protein FlgC: MDLVKSMMIAASGLKAQGGRMRVIAENMANAGSTAKTPDGEPYRRKIPTFASELDRAAGVERVKIGKIERDTGAFGERYEPGHPAANEQGYVKTSNVNTMIESIDMGQAQRGYEANLNVINTSRRMLNATIDLLRR